The following proteins are encoded in a genomic region of Fusobacterium perfoetens ATCC 29250:
- the rplK gene encoding 50S ribosomal protein L11 codes for MAKEVIKVIKLQLPAGKANPAPPVGPALGQHGVNIMEFCKAFNAKSQDKAGWIIPVEISVYNDRSFTFIMKTPPASDLLKKAAGTSKGAGNSKKEVAGTITTAKLREIAETKMPDLNAGSVEAAMRILAGSARSMGIKIVD; via the coding sequence ATGGCAAAAGAAGTTATTAAAGTTATAAAATTACAATTACCAGCAGGAAAAGCAAACCCTGCACCACCAGTTGGACCAGCTTTAGGACAACACGGTGTTAACATTATGGAGTTTTGTAAAGCATTTAACGCTAAATCACAAGATAAAGCAGGATGGATTATACCAGTAGAAATTTCTGTTTACAACGACAGATCTTTCACATTTATAATGAAAACTCCACCAGCATCTGATTTATTAAAGAAAGCTGCTGGAACATCAAAAGGAGCAGGAAACTCTAAAAAAGAAGTAGCAGGAACAATAACTACTGCTAAATTAAGAGAAATAGCAGAAACAAAAATGCCTGACTTAAATGCTGGATCAGTTGAAGCAGCTATGAGAATATTAGCTGGGTCAGCAAGATCTATGGGAATAAAAATAGTAGACTAA
- a CDS encoding NAD+ synthase, translating to MDEIQDKVVNFVKDEVTKRGFKKVILGLSGGIDSALVAFIVAKAIGPENVYSIMMPYKTSSKESIEHAELVVKATGINCKKIEITPMVDAYFGIAGEASGLRRGNYMSRTRMCVLFDNSAKENALVVGTSNKTELLLGYGTQFGDMACGINPIGELLKAQVWELSRRMGVPKEVIDKKPSADLWAGQTDEEELGFSYDLADEILYHIIYKNKNEEEIKNMGYDKEVVESIFKKIARNEYKRNMPTIAKIK from the coding sequence ATGGATGAAATCCAAGATAAAGTTGTTAATTTTGTAAAAGATGAAGTTACAAAAAGAGGATTTAAAAAAGTTATATTAGGACTTTCTGGAGGAATTGATTCAGCTTTAGTAGCTTTTATAGTAGCCAAAGCTATAGGGCCAGAAAATGTATACTCTATAATGATGCCATATAAAACATCAAGTAAAGAAAGTATAGAACATGCTGAGTTAGTAGTAAAAGCAACTGGGATAAATTGTAAAAAAATAGAAATTACTCCTATGGTAGATGCTTATTTCGGAATAGCTGGAGAAGCTTCTGGACTTAGAAGAGGAAACTATATGTCAAGAACCAGAATGTGTGTATTGTTTGATAATTCAGCTAAAGAGAATGCTTTAGTAGTTGGAACTTCTAATAAAACAGAATTATTATTAGGATATGGAACTCAATTTGGTGATATGGCTTGTGGAATAAATCCTATTGGAGAGTTATTAAAAGCTCAAGTTTGGGAATTATCTAGAAGAATGGGAGTACCAAAAGAAGTAATAGATAAAAAACCTAGTGCTGATTTATGGGCTGGACAAACAGATGAAGAAGAATTGGGATTTTCTTATGATTTAGCTGATGAAATACTTTATCATATAATTTATAAAAATAAAAATGAAGAAGAGATAAAAAATATGGGATATGATAAAGAGGTCGTTGAATCAATATTTAAAAAGATAGCAAGAAATGAATATAAGAGAAATATGCCAACTATAGCAAAAATCAAATAG
- the nusG gene encoding transcription termination/antitermination protein NusG, whose protein sequence is MNTVLEKKWFMIHTYSGYEKKVKTDLEQKIETLGMNEIVTKILVPEEHSVELRRGKKKVISRKLFPGYVMLQMVATREENENGINYSVDSDAWYVVRNTNGVTGFVGVGSDPIPMEDDEVENIFRVIGYSQENSEKEDAELVAVDFEIGDYVTIVSEGFDGQRGKVAEINLENRKVKVMVDMFGRLTPIEANITDVKKED, encoded by the coding sequence ATGAATACAGTTTTAGAAAAAAAATGGTTTATGATTCATACTTATTCAGGATATGAAAAGAAAGTTAAAACTGATTTGGAGCAAAAAATAGAAACTTTAGGAATGAATGAGATAGTAACAAAAATACTTGTTCCTGAGGAACATTCTGTTGAGCTTAGAAGAGGAAAGAAAAAAGTAATAAGTAGAAAATTATTTCCAGGATATGTAATGCTACAAATGGTTGCAACAAGAGAAGAGAATGAAAATGGAATTAACTACAGTGTTGATTCTGATGCTTGGTATGTTGTAAGAAATACAAATGGTGTTACTGGTTTTGTTGGAGTAGGTTCAGACCCAATTCCAATGGAAGACGATGAAGTGGAAAATATTTTTAGAGTTATTGGTTACAGTCAAGAAAATAGTGAAAAAGAAGATGCAGAATTAGTGGCAGTAGACTTTGAAATAGGAGATTATGTAACAATAGTTTCTGAAGGATTTGATGGTCAAAGAGGAAAAGTTGCTGAAATTAATTTAGAGAATAGAAAAGTTAAAGTGATGGTTGATATGTTTGGACGTTTAACACCAATCGAAGCAAATATCACTGATGTTAAGAAAGAAGATTAA
- the secE gene encoding preprotein translocase subunit SecE has protein sequence MKLLKDVKMEYSKVEWPRKKAVIHATAWVAAMSVALSIYLGVFDIVVLRLLKILVSLFGGQ, from the coding sequence ATGAAGTTATTAAAAGATGTAAAAATGGAATACTCTAAAGTTGAATGGCCTAGAAAAAAGGCGGTAATTCATGCAACTGCATGGGTAGCAGCTATGAGTGTTGCTTTGAGCATATATTTGGGAGTTTTTGATATAGTTGTTTTAAGACTTTTAAAGATACTTGTATCTCTATTTGGAGGACAATAA
- the rpmG gene encoding 50S ribosomal protein L33, whose product MEVYELRVNIQLECTECKRRNYSTSKNKKNTTERLELMKYCKWCGKETLHKETKK is encoded by the coding sequence ATGGAGGTGTATGAATTGAGAGTTAATATTCAATTAGAATGTACAGAATGCAAAAGAAGAAATTACAGTACTTCAAAAAATAAGAAAAACACAACTGAAAGATTAGAATTAATGAAGTATTGCAAATGGTGTGGAAAAGAAACTCTACACAAAGAAACTAAAAAATAA